The Micromonospora siamensis genome contains the following window.
GGTGGACCTCCGGCTTCAACGCGGTGATCTACCTGGCCGGTCTCCAGGACATCTCGCCCGAGCTGTACGAGGCGTCGCGGATGGACGGCGCGAACGCCTGGCAGCGGTTCCGCAACGTCACCATCCCGGGGCTGCGCCCGGTGCTGCTCTTCGTGCTGACCACCACGATCCTCGCCTCGGCGAACGTCTTCGGCCAGTCCTTCCTGATCACGCAGGGTGCGCCCGGCGAGGAGACCAGGACGGTGGTCTGGCGGATCGTCGACGAGGGGCTGCGGGACAACGACGCCGGGCGGGCCGCCGCGATGAGCATCGTCTTCGCGCTGGCGCTCACCGTGATCAGCCTGATCAACTTCCGGTTCTTCCGGTACCGGGAAGACTGAGGGGCCGACGATGACGACTCTCCGCCGTTCCGCGCGCTACGGGCTGCTGGTGCTGCTGGCCCTGATCTTCCTGACCCCGCTGGTCTGGATGGTCATCACCTCGGTGAAGACCTACGGCGAGGCACAGAAGATCCCGCCGACCTTCGTGCCGAAGCCGTTCTCCACCTACGGCTACGAGCAGATCCTCGGCAACACCGCGAACCCGGTGCTGCGCTGGTTCCTCAACAGCATGCTGGCCGCCACGCTGCACGCGCTGCTGGTGCTGGCGACCGCCTCGATGGCCGCGTACGCGCTGGCCCGGCTGCGGTTCCGCGGCCGGGGCGTGGGCTTCGCGCTGATCGTGGGCACGCTGTTCATCCCGCCGACCTCGCTGATCATCCCGAACTTCGTGATCGCCGACCGGCTGAACTGGCTGGACACCCTGACCGTGGTGGTCGTGCCCGGCGCGGCCAGCGCGTTCGGGGTGTTCTTCCTGCGCCAGTTCTTCCTCTCCATCCCCGCCGAGCTGGAGGAGGCGGCGGTGCTGGACGGGGCGAACCACTGGCAGATCTTCTCGAAGGTGCTGCTGCCGCTCTCCAAGCCGGCCCTGGCCACCCTCGCGGTGCTGTCGTTCCTGACCAACTGGAACGACTTCCTCTGGCCGATCTACGTGCTGTTCAGCCCCGAGCGGCTGACCCTGCCGCCGGGCCTGGGCCTGCTCCAGGGCGCCTACGTCACCGACTATCCGGTGATCATGGCGGGCGCGGTGCTGGCCAGCGTGCCGGTGCTGATCCTCTTCGTGGCGGCCCAGCGGCACATCATCCAGGGCGTGTCCCGCAGCGGCCTGAAGGGATGACGGCCGACAGACTCCGGCGACGTGGTGCGGCGGCGGTCCTCGCCGTCGCACTGCTCGTCGCCGGCTGCGGCGAGGACGCCGCCCCCACCCCATCGAGTACGCGGAGCGACCCGAACATGTTCACCAACCCCGTGGTCCGCGCCGACGCCCCCGACCCGTTCGTCACCCGGGCCGGGGACGCCTGGTGGATGTTCCACACCAACGCCGGCGGCCGGAACGTGCCGGTGCGGCGCTCCGCCGACCTGGTCGACTGGTCCGAGCCCGAGGAGGCGCTGCCCGAGCTGCCCGGGTGGGCGGACCCGGGCAAGACCTGGGCGCCGGAGGCGATCCAGCTCGCGCCGGACCGGTTCGTGCTCTACTACACCGTCGCCGGCCGCGACTCCGGCCGGCAGTGCGTGGGCCGGGCGGTGGCGAGCGAGCCGCAGGGCCCGTACCGGGACGATTCGACCGAGCCGTTCATCTGCCAGGCGGAGCTGGGCGGCGCGATCGACGCCAGCCCCTTCCGGGACACCGACGGCACGCTCTGGCTGCTGTGGAAGAACGACGGCAACGCCATCGGGGTGGACACCTGGCTCTGGTCGCAGCGGCTCTCCCCGGACGGGCTGACCCTGGTCGGCGAGCCGACGAAGCTGCTGAAGCAGACCGAGCCGTGGGAGGGCACCCTGATCGAGGGGCCGTTCTTCCACCGGCGGGACGGGAAGTTGTTCCTCTTCTTCGCCGCCAACGCCTACGACAAGGAGACGTACGCCGAGGGCTACGCGGTCTGCGACGGCCCGGAGGGGCCGTGCCGCAAGGCGCCGGAGAACCCGATCCTGCGTACCAACGAGGTGGCCTCCGGACCCGGCCACGCCTCGATGGCGGAGTCCGACGGGCGGACCTGGCTGGTCTACCACGCCTGGCCGCCCGGCCAGGAGGGCGCCACGGACCCGGGCCG
Protein-coding sequences here:
- a CDS encoding carbohydrate ABC transporter permease is translated as MTTLRRSARYGLLVLLALIFLTPLVWMVITSVKTYGEAQKIPPTFVPKPFSTYGYEQILGNTANPVLRWFLNSMLAATLHALLVLATASMAAYALARLRFRGRGVGFALIVGTLFIPPTSLIIPNFVIADRLNWLDTLTVVVVPGAASAFGVFFLRQFFLSIPAELEEAAVLDGANHWQIFSKVLLPLSKPALATLAVLSFLTNWNDFLWPIYVLFSPERLTLPPGLGLLQGAYVTDYPVIMAGAVLASVPVLILFVAAQRHIIQGVSRSGLKG
- a CDS encoding glycoside hydrolase family 43 protein: MTADRLRRRGAAAVLAVALLVAGCGEDAAPTPSSTRSDPNMFTNPVVRADAPDPFVTRAGDAWWMFHTNAGGRNVPVRRSADLVDWSEPEEALPELPGWADPGKTWAPEAIQLAPDRFVLYYTVAGRDSGRQCVGRAVASEPQGPYRDDSTEPFICQAELGGAIDASPFRDTDGTLWLLWKNDGNAIGVDTWLWSQRLSPDGLTLVGEPTKLLKQTEPWEGTLIEGPFFHRRDGKLFLFFAANAYDKETYAEGYAVCDGPEGPCRKAPENPILRTNEVASGPGHASMAESDGRTWLVYHAWPPGQEGATDPGRQVWLDEVVWTDGKPVVKGPTGGPQPRP